The window CGCCCGCAAGCATCTGATGGCCAACATGCCCGGCGACGCAGCCTTCAAGAACGGACGGCCCAAACCGGAGGACGTCCTTCCGGATGAAACCGAAACCACCACTCTCACCAACGAGGCCGGGCAAGTTCCCGGCCTCACTGTTTAAGGAGGTGCCCCATGAAGATTCTGATCCGCTCCACCACGCTGGACGGCGATCCGATCCCTGGCAGCGGGGAAACCCTGCAAGCCGCCGACTGCCTTGAAGTTGTCGAGCTGATGCGCGGCCAGACACCGTTTACCGCCAGCCGAGCGCCCCGGGACTACATGACCGAGGTGCTCTCAGGCATCGAAGGCGGACCGACCCAGCCATTGCCGGAGGACACCGCCGCTGCGGCCGCCGAGTTTCTCACCCGTCTGGCGCGGCACGGCCTGATCGAATTCCTCCCCGACGACAAGGCCAGCGATCCCTGGCCGGAACGCTTCCTCGAAGCCCTGGAGACGGTGCGGCTCTCCGGGCGCACCAACATGCTCGATCACCCCGAGGTGACCCGGCTGACCGCCGAGATGGGCTACCCGGAGGTGGCCGTGTGGCTGGCGGACCACCGGCGTGAATACGCGGCCTTCGTTCTCGAGGGGACGAGACCGCTCGGCAAGAACTTCGGCGGCAAGGAGGACCCGGCTCCATGTGCGGACAAGTAGGCATCATCTTCGGCCGCAAGCGCAGACGGCCCGACGAGCGGGATACCCTGCGCGAGCTCTTCATCCGCATGCTGCTGCACAGCGAGGAGCGCGGCCCGCACGCCTCCGGTCTCGCCTGGCTCAAGACCGACGGCAGCCACCGCATCTTCAAGCGGCCGATGCGGGCGCACGAGCTGGTCTACGAGAAACCGTTCCAGGAGCTGCTCGGGCAGGTCGACAACGAGACCACCATCCTCATGGGGCATACCCGCTGGCGCACCCGGGGCAACGAGTTCAACAACCGCAACAACCATCCCATCCGGGCCGGGATAGTCATCGGCACCCACAACGGCACCATCTACAACGCCGATTATCTGTTCCGCCGCCTCGGGCTGCCGCGCTACGCCGAGGTGGACAGCGAACTGATTTTCCGCCTGGCCGACCGCTTCGCGTCCGAAGGCTCCATCGACCAGGAGGGGCTGAAGAAGGCGCTTGCCCTCTGTCGCGGCCAGATGAGCGCCGTGCTGGCCTCACGGCTCGACCCCGGCACCATCACCGTGCTCAAGGGTAACAAGCCGCTCTGCCTGCGCATCCACCGCCAGCATCGGGTGGTGCTCTACGCCTCAGACGACGCCTTTATCGACTTTGCCGTGGACAACGAGAAGGGCTGGCGCGAACTGGAGGTGCCTCCCATGACCATGCTCACCATCCGCCACGCGGATGTGCGGGCCATCGATAACAGCGAATTCCGCTTCATCCCCCAGGAACGCAAAGGGACATTGCCCGAAGGAGTGAATGCATGAACATTGGAGACACCGCGAAGCTGACAAATCCGCAGGACATCGAATTTGGACGCACTGAAAGTGCGCCCGCAGGGCGAGGGCCAGGGACGGCCCGAGTCAGCACAAACCCGGAAGACAGCCCCGAGACCATCCTCCGGCTCTTCGTCTACGGCACCCTGAAGCGGGGCTACTGGAACCATCAACGCTTCTGCGCCCAGGCCCGCAGCATCGAAC is drawn from Desulfomicrobium macestii and contains these coding sequences:
- a CDS encoding DUF5049 domain-containing protein, with amino-acid sequence MKILIRSTTLDGDPIPGSGETLQAADCLEVVELMRGQTPFTASRAPRDYMTEVLSGIEGGPTQPLPEDTAAAAAEFLTRLARHGLIEFLPDDKASDPWPERFLEALETVRLSGRTNMLDHPEVTRLTAEMGYPEVAVWLADHRREYAAFVLEGTRPLGKNFGGKEDPAPCADK
- a CDS encoding glucosamine 6-phosphate synthetase, whose amino-acid sequence is MCGQVGIIFGRKRRRPDERDTLRELFIRMLLHSEERGPHASGLAWLKTDGSHRIFKRPMRAHELVYEKPFQELLGQVDNETTILMGHTRWRTRGNEFNNRNNHPIRAGIVIGTHNGTIYNADYLFRRLGLPRYAEVDSELIFRLADRFASEGSIDQEGLKKALALCRGQMSAVLASRLDPGTITVLKGNKPLCLRIHRQHRVVLYASDDAFIDFAVDNEKGWRELEVPPMTMLTIRHADVRAIDNSEFRFIPQERKGTLPEGVNA